A region of Alkalinema sp. FACHB-956 DNA encodes the following proteins:
- a CDS encoding GAF domain-containing sensor histidine kinase, translated as MVCPESRLYCRLDGMTAIARTQQRQLVLTELGLLEAETVPVFEEAVQTAANFVDAPICWLSVMETERERMKAAIGLSRLGLMNPLSIGREISLEESFGVYVTDSSQGLVVPETLHHPALSHSPLSQQYGIRAYLGVPLITSGGQCIGVLSVMDLRPRDFAQKDVEFLTLIARLSMSEYERIHCTQKSAALSASPAIPFPQHSPTSPLKFELLAQLTQELRTPLTSVMGMASVLTREIYGPLTGKQREYLDIIHHSGQYLLSLVKEILELSELDDRNHQLNLSSVDIEMLCQQAISTLEQAANRREQQIRLSVEPGNRIWMLDKEKIRQMLYHLMFSIIQSSNAGSIVRLHVSNKSNGLKLTIWVSHPCLGEGLPFSDFYSNGDSSSLQGSDAVEAGMFANGKTAVMNAPTKATRDDNNTSANLGLLLSRQLAEIHGGQLLIQGSSPGHRYVITLPRQTMPHLDAMNN; from the coding sequence ATGGTGTGTCCTGAAAGTCGGCTGTATTGTCGTCTCGATGGTATGACAGCGATTGCAAGAACGCAACAGCGTCAATTAGTCTTGACGGAATTAGGGTTACTTGAAGCAGAAACGGTTCCAGTCTTTGAAGAAGCAGTTCAAACCGCAGCCAACTTTGTGGATGCGCCAATTTGTTGGTTGAGTGTGATGGAAACGGAGCGGGAACGGATGAAAGCTGCGATCGGGCTATCCCGGTTGGGCTTAATGAATCCGCTATCCATCGGTCGAGAGATCTCCTTGGAAGAGTCCTTTGGTGTCTATGTGACCGATAGTAGCCAGGGTTTGGTCGTTCCAGAAACGCTCCATCACCCGGCCCTGAGCCACAGTCCCCTCAGTCAACAGTACGGCATCCGGGCTTATCTGGGGGTGCCACTGATCACGTCAGGGGGACAATGCATTGGGGTTCTCTCGGTCATGGATCTCCGTCCCCGAGACTTTGCCCAAAAGGATGTTGAATTTTTAACCTTGATTGCTCGACTCAGCATGAGTGAGTATGAGCGAATCCATTGCACTCAAAAAAGTGCAGCCCTCTCGGCCAGTCCTGCAATTCCCTTCCCCCAACATTCCCCTACTAGCCCCCTCAAGTTTGAACTGTTAGCCCAGTTGACCCAGGAGTTACGAACCCCGCTCACCTCCGTGATGGGGATGGCCAGCGTACTGACTCGGGAAATTTACGGCCCCTTAACGGGCAAACAACGGGAATATCTCGATATCATTCACCATAGCGGCCAGTATCTTCTTTCCTTGGTTAAGGAAATTCTGGAACTGTCAGAACTGGACGATCGGAATCATCAACTCAACCTATCATCAGTGGACATCGAAATGCTGTGCCAGCAAGCCATCAGCACGCTGGAGCAAGCTGCCAATCGTCGAGAACAACAAATTCGCCTGTCCGTGGAACCGGGTAATCGGATCTGGATGTTGGACAAGGAAAAAATTCGTCAGATGCTCTATCATCTGATGTTCAGTATCATTCAGTCTTCCAATGCTGGCAGTATTGTCCGGCTGCATGTTTCCAACAAAAGCAACGGACTGAAGTTAACCATTTGGGTATCCCATCCTTGCCTAGGGGAAGGACTGCCCTTCAGTGATTTCTACAGCAATGGTGATAGCAGCAGTTTGCAGGGGAGCGACGCGGTAGAAGCGGGGATGTTTGCCAATGGCAAAACGGCGGTCATGAATGCGCCGACAAAAGCAACCCGCGATGACAACAACACGAGTGCCAATCTAGGTTTGCTCCTCAGTCGTCAACTGGCAGAAATCCATGGCGGCCAACTGCTGATCCAGGGTTCAAGCCCCGGCCATCGCTATGTGATTACCCTCCCCCGCCAAACCATGCCCCATCTTGATGCCATGAATAATTGA
- a CDS encoding GUN4 domain-containing protein — MTNLDTSSVSSPLPSDLRAQFLSATERNRLPIVDQLAALGQPGYEVLMDFLREYQASEQVFTKYGAVNTVAAKAYQALFKAQTEAAQAFLSQHFPTGIVPLKSDRAIDYLPLQQLLAQQDFLEADKLTSQKLCELAGGDAIQRKWVYFTEVNAFPTTDLRTINALWLAHSEGKFGYSVQRELWLSVGKNWEKLWAKIGWKDGINWTRYPGQFVWTIEAPKGHLPLSNQLRGVRVIDGLLSHPAWES, encoded by the coding sequence ATGACAAATCTGGATACTTCCTCAGTCAGCAGTCCCCTGCCCAGCGATCTCCGCGCCCAATTTCTGTCCGCCACGGAACGCAATCGGTTACCGATCGTGGATCAATTGGCCGCCCTCGGGCAACCGGGCTACGAAGTACTGATGGACTTTTTGCGGGAGTACCAGGCCAGCGAGCAGGTTTTTACGAAATACGGCGCAGTCAATACCGTCGCTGCCAAAGCCTATCAAGCCCTCTTTAAGGCCCAGACCGAAGCGGCCCAGGCGTTTCTCTCCCAGCACTTTCCCACGGGCATCGTCCCCCTCAAATCCGATCGCGCGATCGATTACCTCCCCTTACAGCAACTGCTAGCCCAGCAAGACTTTTTAGAAGCGGACAAGCTCACCAGCCAAAAACTCTGTGAACTCGCAGGCGGCGATGCCATTCAGCGCAAATGGGTCTATTTCACCGAAGTGAATGCCTTTCCCACCACCGATCTACGGACGATCAATGCTCTGTGGTTAGCCCATTCCGAGGGTAAATTTGGCTACTCTGTCCAACGGGAACTCTGGCTCAGCGTGGGTAAAAATTGGGAAAAGCTCTGGGCGAAGATTGGCTGGAAGGATGGCATTAACTGGACACGCTACCCCGGCCAATTTGTTTGGACGATCGAAGCCCCCAAAGGACACCTACCGTTGTCCAATCAGTTACGGGGGGTCCGGGTGATTGATGGGTTGCTCAGCCATCCAGCGTGGGAAAGCTAA
- a CDS encoding metallophosphoesterase produces the protein MHWLLTGSLKIDRLELPIQNLPIHLDGLKIVQLSDFHWDGLRLSADLLEAAIAASNREVPDLIALTGDFVTHSAQPIHELASYLQQLHSRHGIYAVLGNHDRYHRTSQSEITQSLEKIGIQVLWNQVAYPLGQEFAIVGLAEYWSQEFQPAPVMEALPQEIPRLVLVHNPDAAKNLAPWRVDLQLSGHTHGGQIILPGIGNVSAVVSRHYRQIHWRIKKALPILRSAHRVLKNWDWASGLHAVPNQMGQTNQLYVNRGLGTYLPGRLLCPPELTVITLKADRSRP, from the coding sequence ATGCATTGGCTTCTCACTGGCTCCCTGAAAATCGATCGCCTAGAACTCCCCATTCAAAATCTGCCCATCCACCTCGACGGTCTCAAAATTGTGCAACTCTCCGACTTCCACTGGGATGGGTTACGCCTCTCCGCCGACCTCCTAGAAGCCGCGATCGCGGCCAGTAACCGCGAAGTTCCCGACCTCATTGCCCTCACCGGAGACTTTGTCACCCATTCCGCCCAACCCATCCACGAACTCGCCTCCTACCTCCAGCAGCTCCACAGTCGCCATGGCATCTACGCCGTCCTCGGCAACCACGATCGCTACCACCGCACCAGCCAAAGCGAAATCACCCAGAGCCTAGAAAAAATTGGCATTCAGGTTCTCTGGAACCAAGTTGCCTATCCCCTGGGGCAGGAATTCGCGATCGTAGGGCTAGCGGAATATTGGTCCCAGGAATTCCAGCCCGCCCCTGTCATGGAAGCGCTTCCCCAGGAGATTCCCCGCCTGGTGCTAGTTCACAATCCCGATGCCGCCAAAAACCTCGCCCCTTGGCGCGTTGACCTGCAACTATCCGGTCATACCCACGGGGGCCAAATCATTCTCCCCGGTATTGGCAATGTCTCTGCCGTAGTCTCCCGCCACTATCGTCAAATCCACTGGCGGATCAAAAAAGCCTTACCCATCCTACGATCGGCCCACCGCGTGCTCAAAAACTGGGACTGGGCCAGTGGCTTACATGCCGTTCCCAACCAAATGGGCCAAACCAACCAACTCTACGTCAATCGTGGCCTCGGAACCTATCTGCCAGGACGGCTGCTTTGCCCCCCGGAATTGACCGTTATCACCCTCAAAGCCGATCGATCGAGGCCCTAA
- a CDS encoding amino acid permease produces MTRPAFSILPLPRSLPSLETWGFGFSGLLLWLGTAPVMHAELGPNALWVWIPGTIVGVFLNLQVQQLGRYLPDIAGGTPNYTAHLLQRFPKLARYGAIGYFLGWISVPPMNAIILTDLIKANLDPLGITCPELWLRIGFTALPFLVAFRGTRTIGILHAFFVFPAIGLLLAFCLQGLGWLAVSPTSPGLLPTVETSITLIDWMKWFFIAVYAVYGCETASSFVADSRRPKRTLQCLAVTACLIPIVYIGGSWVLMQLNPAWGGVGDSTYLHLIAAAQSFWGSWAATLVTFLITSGCLLSSATAVSNCPRTLYQLAKDGYLPPVFAFLSRQEVLEPSLIFTFCLSLLCLIWGDVARVVMVTGTGYLASMMAIHLGLWLNRKQPEVRWPQLSLLFFTIEAMVLIVGGLAWGWQDWILGLLLPAFVGMAATQGSRLKWKWLQIEGWIYRDRQRFARTRKDWLSFQVLVLLGLLCGALSIGWGVRSKLAQVPDDQFTPLFSILLVIVAFVGVAIACWTTLPQISAITEARDQVERTLQDLQQTQTQLIQAEKMSSLGQLVAGIAHEINNPVNFIHGNLKHLNEYTDNLLQLIDHYQMHYPHPVDQITDLTEEMDLAFLREDLPNMLGSMRMGTDRIRQIVLSLRNFSRLDESDLKAVNLHEGIDSTLLILQHRLKARSDRAEIQVIKEYGELPLVECYPGLLNQVFMNILANAIDALEECSQKKKSALSPQESGRITIRTARVNHDWVEIAIVDNGPGIPESVQKRIFEPFFTTKPVGKGTGMGMSISYQIITEKHQGKLNCYSSEQQGTEFSIQIPLQQAAVSQPSTSSTPGISTASNTKSTCDCNP; encoded by the coding sequence ATGACTAGGCCCGCTTTCTCGATTCTCCCGTTACCCCGTAGCTTACCCTCTCTCGAAACCTGGGGGTTTGGGTTTAGTGGACTTTTGCTGTGGTTGGGAACAGCGCCAGTAATGCATGCAGAACTTGGGCCAAATGCCCTGTGGGTCTGGATTCCGGGCACGATCGTAGGCGTGTTTCTGAACTTGCAAGTGCAACAACTGGGACGCTACTTGCCTGACATAGCTGGCGGAACGCCTAACTATACAGCCCATCTTCTACAGCGCTTTCCCAAACTGGCTCGCTATGGCGCGATCGGATATTTTTTGGGTTGGATTTCAGTGCCGCCGATGAACGCCATTATTCTCACGGACTTGATTAAAGCCAATCTCGATCCGTTAGGGATTACCTGCCCTGAACTATGGCTCAGAATTGGCTTTACTGCCCTTCCTTTTCTGGTTGCCTTTCGCGGAACTCGGACGATCGGGATTCTCCATGCCTTTTTTGTCTTTCCTGCGATCGGCCTTCTCCTGGCATTTTGTCTCCAAGGATTAGGGTGGTTAGCAGTGTCGCCCACCAGTCCCGGATTGTTGCCCACCGTAGAAACCAGCATTACCCTCATCGATTGGATGAAATGGTTCTTTATTGCGGTTTACGCGGTCTATGGCTGCGAGACAGCCTCCTCCTTTGTGGCCGATAGCCGCCGCCCCAAGAGAACGCTGCAATGCTTGGCGGTGACAGCTTGTTTAATTCCGATCGTCTATATTGGTGGCTCCTGGGTCCTGATGCAGTTGAACCCCGCCTGGGGGGGGGTAGGAGACAGCACCTATCTCCACCTCATTGCCGCCGCTCAGTCATTTTGGGGATCTTGGGCTGCAACGCTAGTGACCTTTTTAATTACCTCTGGGTGTTTGCTGAGTTCCGCTACAGCAGTGTCCAACTGCCCTCGCACGCTCTATCAACTAGCCAAAGATGGTTATTTACCCCCCGTTTTTGCCTTCCTCTCCCGGCAAGAGGTTCTGGAACCTAGCCTCATCTTCACGTTTTGCTTAAGCCTTCTGTGTTTAATCTGGGGCGATGTTGCACGGGTGGTCATGGTCACCGGAACCGGCTATCTCGCTTCTATGATGGCGATTCACCTCGGGTTGTGGCTGAACCGGAAACAGCCAGAAGTGCGCTGGCCTCAGTTATCTCTGTTGTTTTTCACGATCGAAGCAATGGTGTTGATCGTGGGTGGGTTGGCTTGGGGTTGGCAGGATTGGATTCTTGGCTTACTCTTACCAGCATTTGTTGGCATGGCTGCTACCCAAGGCTCGCGCCTGAAATGGAAATGGTTGCAGATTGAAGGCTGGATTTATCGCGATCGCCAACGCTTTGCCCGCACACGGAAAGACTGGTTATCTTTCCAGGTCTTGGTCCTGCTGGGTTTACTGTGTGGTGCGCTGAGTATTGGTTGGGGGGTTCGCTCCAAACTAGCCCAGGTTCCGGATGATCAGTTTACGCCCTTATTCAGTATTTTGTTGGTGATAGTCGCCTTTGTCGGCGTCGCGATCGCCTGTTGGACAACGCTACCGCAAATTTCGGCCATTACCGAAGCGCGGGATCAAGTTGAGCGAACCTTGCAGGATTTGCAGCAAACGCAAACGCAACTCATCCAAGCTGAAAAAATGTCGAGTTTGGGGCAGTTAGTCGCTGGGATTGCCCATGAAATCAATAATCCCGTCAATTTCATCCATGGCAACCTCAAGCATCTCAACGAATACACGGATAACTTGTTGCAACTGATTGATCATTACCAAATGCACTATCCACACCCTGTGGATCAAATTACCGATTTAACAGAGGAGATGGATTTAGCATTTTTGCGGGAAGATTTACCCAATATGCTGGGGTCTATGCGCATGGGAACCGATCGCATCCGGCAAATTGTTCTCTCCCTGCGGAACTTCTCCCGCTTGGATGAATCCGATCTCAAGGCGGTGAATCTCCATGAGGGCATTGATAGCACCCTGTTAATTTTGCAACATCGCCTCAAAGCGCGCTCCGATCGGGCGGAAATTCAAGTCATCAAGGAGTATGGTGAGTTGCCGTTGGTGGAATGCTATCCAGGGCTATTGAATCAGGTGTTTATGAATATCCTGGCGAACGCGATCGATGCCTTAGAAGAATGCAGTCAGAAAAAAAAATCTGCACTCTCACCACAGGAATCGGGTCGTATTACGATTCGGACAGCCAGGGTCAATCATGACTGGGTTGAGATTGCGATCGTAGACAATGGCCCAGGTATTCCTGAATCGGTTCAGAAACGCATTTTTGAACCCTTTTTTACCACGAAGCCGGTCGGAAAAGGAACTGGTATGGGCATGTCCATCAGTTACCAAATCATTACCGAAAAGCATCAAGGTAAATTAAATTGTTACTCCAGTGAACAGCAAGGAACCGAGTTCAGCATCCAAATCCCGTTGCAGCAAGCGGCTGTTTCTCAACCATCCACCAGTTCCACACCAGGAATTTCTACTGCGTCTAATACCAAATCAACCTGTGATTGCAACCCATGA
- a CDS encoding sulfite exporter TauE/SafE family protein, with protein sequence MLDFVLMTTLGFLGSFGHCLGMCGPLTAAFSLTDRTPDARSRLLFNLWLNSGRILSYGLVGAAIGGVSSIVVAGGQLAGIGSDVRRAMAIFTGLLLIWFGLVQIQPRWLPQMPLLHPLAQGRLHNWVNHWMQKLTLAPPIGLGLLWGLMPCGFLYAAQIKAAETANPWLGAATMIAFGLGTLPMMLGVSLSAAFFSRDRRSQLFQLGGWVTLAIGLLTVLRSSEMVDYTGHIALGLLMLTLIARPIAKLWSGPLQYRRTLGVGAFIFSVFHSAHTVSHTFNWNLQGIRFLPFSQQLGMVLGMLALLAMVPLALTSSDRWVQRLGQRWRQLHLLAIPAWILIVIHAILVGSSYLGVVAPTAVHHSRTIGLIAITILILAVRSHTVWSWFGWGKGHVKSK encoded by the coding sequence ATGCTAGATTTCGTCCTGATGACCACCCTGGGTTTTCTAGGCAGTTTTGGCCATTGCCTCGGCATGTGTGGCCCGCTCACAGCTGCCTTTTCGCTGACCGATCGCACCCCCGATGCGCGATCGCGCTTACTGTTCAATTTATGGTTGAACAGCGGGCGCATCCTGAGTTATGGCTTGGTGGGAGCGGCGATCGGGGGCGTCAGTTCGATCGTGGTTGCGGGTGGTCAATTGGCGGGGATCGGTAGTGATGTGCGGCGGGCCATGGCGATTTTCACGGGGTTGCTACTCATTTGGTTTGGCTTGGTGCAAATTCAGCCCCGTTGGTTGCCCCAAATGCCGCTGCTGCATCCCTTGGCCCAAGGACGTTTGCACAACTGGGTGAATCACTGGATGCAAAAGTTAACTCTGGCCCCCCCGATCGGATTGGGATTGCTGTGGGGATTGATGCCCTGCGGATTCCTATATGCTGCACAAATTAAAGCAGCAGAAACGGCAAATCCCTGGCTGGGAGCCGCAACGATGATCGCCTTTGGGCTGGGAACGTTACCCATGATGCTGGGCGTGAGTCTCTCCGCTGCGTTTTTCAGTCGCGATCGGCGAAGTCAGTTATTCCAACTGGGAGGTTGGGTGACGCTGGCGATCGGGCTGTTAACGGTGCTGCGCAGTAGCGAAATGGTGGACTATACAGGCCATATTGCATTGGGCTTATTGATGCTGACATTAATCGCTCGACCTATCGCTAAATTATGGTCAGGCCCGTTGCAATATCGGCGCACATTGGGTGTGGGTGCATTTATTTTTTCTGTTTTTCATAGTGCCCATACTGTTAGTCATACGTTTAATTGGAATTTGCAAGGGATTCGATTTTTACCCTTCTCGCAACAATTGGGAATGGTATTAGGGATGCTAGCATTACTAGCCATGGTGCCCTTAGCGTTAACCAGTTCCGATCGCTGGGTGCAACGATTGGGACAACGCTGGCGTCAGCTCCATCTGTTGGCGATTCCCGCCTGGATTTTGATTGTGATCCATGCCATTTTAGTTGGATCCAGTTATTTGGGTGTGGTCGCTCCCACTGCGGTGCACCATAGCCGGACGATCGGACTGATTGCCATAACAATTCTGATTCTCGCGGTACGATCGCATACAGTATGGTCATGGTTTGGCTGGGGCAAGGGGCATGTTAAATCCAAGTAA
- a CDS encoding succinate dehydrogenase/fumarate reductase flavoprotein subunit, protein MIDHDILIIGGGLAGTRAAVEIARMNPSLSIGLIAKTHPIRSHSVAAQGGIAATLKNADPTDSWEAHAFDTVKGSDYLADQDAVAILTQEAPNVVIDLEHMGVLFSRAEDGRIAQRAFGGHSHNRTCFAADKTGHAILHELVNNLRRHNVKLYDEWYVMRLIFEDNEAKGVVAFRIVDSQLEVFRAKAVMFATGGYGRVYNTTSNDFASTGDGLAMTARAGLPLEDMEFVQFHPTGLYPVGVLISEAVRGEGAYLINAEGDRFMATYAPSRMELAPRDITSRAITYEVRAGRGINYQDGSAGGPVVYLDLRHMGREKIMSRIPFCWEEAHLHLGIDAAEQPIPVRPTVHYSMGGIPVNTDGRVRSSATGLTEGFFSAGETACVSVHGANRLGSNSLLECVVYGRRTGAAIARYVEGRTLPSIEVSRYLQEAKQTLQALLDQPGQYRIQEIRQAYQDCMTEHCGVFRTEAVMQEGISQLKALQQKAEQIYLDDKGTCWNTELIEALELRSLMMVGEMILTSALNRRESRGSHSREDYPNRDDGTFLQHTLATYGPGGVALNYMPVVVNQFEPQERKY, encoded by the coding sequence ATGATCGATCACGACATCCTCATCATTGGTGGTGGCCTTGCCGGAACTCGGGCCGCCGTAGAAATTGCCCGCATGAACCCCAGTCTCAGCATTGGGTTAATTGCCAAAACGCACCCGATTCGATCGCACTCGGTGGCGGCCCAGGGGGGCATTGCAGCCACCTTGAAAAACGCCGATCCCACGGATTCCTGGGAGGCCCATGCCTTTGACACGGTCAAGGGTTCCGATTACCTGGCGGATCAGGATGCCGTGGCCATTTTGACCCAGGAAGCCCCCAATGTGGTGATTGATCTAGAACATATGGGCGTCCTGTTTTCCCGAGCCGAGGATGGTCGCATTGCCCAGCGGGCCTTTGGGGGCCATTCCCACAACCGCACCTGCTTTGCAGCGGATAAAACGGGTCACGCCATTCTCCATGAGCTGGTCAATAACCTGCGGCGGCACAACGTTAAGCTCTATGACGAGTGGTATGTGATGCGGCTGATTTTTGAAGACAACGAAGCCAAGGGCGTGGTGGCGTTTCGGATTGTCGATAGTCAGTTGGAGGTCTTCCGAGCTAAGGCGGTCATGTTTGCCACGGGGGGCTATGGCCGGGTCTACAACACCACGTCTAACGATTTTGCCTCGACGGGGGACGGGCTGGCGATGACGGCGCGGGCGGGGTTGCCCTTGGAGGATATGGAGTTTGTGCAGTTCCACCCGACGGGACTGTATCCAGTGGGGGTGCTGATTTCCGAGGCCGTGCGGGGGGAAGGAGCCTATCTGATCAATGCCGAGGGCGATCGCTTCATGGCGACCTATGCCCCCAGTCGCATGGAACTGGCCCCCCGTGATATCACCTCCCGTGCCATCACCTACGAGGTGCGGGCAGGCCGAGGGATCAATTACCAGGATGGCAGTGCTGGGGGGCCGGTGGTCTACCTCGATCTGCGCCATATGGGTCGGGAAAAAATTATGAGTCGCATCCCCTTCTGCTGGGAAGAGGCCCATTTGCACTTGGGTATCGATGCGGCGGAACAGCCGATCCCCGTGCGACCCACGGTGCATTACTCCATGGGGGGCATTCCGGTGAATACCGATGGGCGGGTGCGATCGTCGGCGACGGGCCTGACGGAGGGCTTTTTCTCGGCGGGGGAAACGGCCTGCGTGTCGGTGCATGGGGCCAATCGCTTGGGCAGTAACTCGCTGCTGGAATGTGTGGTCTACGGTCGGCGGACGGGGGCTGCGATCGCGCGCTATGTAGAGGGCCGCACACTGCCATCGATCGAGGTATCGCGCTATCTCCAGGAGGCGAAGCAAACCCTCCAAGCCCTGCTGGATCAACCGGGCCAGTACCGCATTCAGGAGATTCGCCAAGCCTACCAAGACTGCATGACGGAGCACTGTGGCGTCTTCCGCACCGAGGCGGTGATGCAGGAAGGGATCAGCCAACTGAAGGCGCTCCAGCAAAAAGCAGAGCAGATCTATCTAGATGACAAGGGCACCTGCTGGAATACGGAGCTGATCGAGGCGCTGGAGCTGCGATCGCTGATGATGGTGGGGGAAATGATTCTGACTTCGGCGTTAAATCGGCGGGAAAGTCGTGGATCCCACAGTCGGGAGGATTATCCCAACCGGGACGATGGCACTTTTTTGCAGCACACGCTGGCGACCTATGGGCCTGGCGGGGTGGCTTTGAACTATATGCCCGTGGTGGTGAATCAGTTTGAGCCGCAGGAACGCAAATATTAG
- a CDS encoding IS630 family transposase (programmed frameshift), with protein MGYRLRVFLTPEQDRTLRELRTAQHLPQRVRDRAEVVRLSSRGWIVEKIAEYFDWNLQTVRETLHRWQKQGLGGLWDAPRPGGMRRWEEADMVYLETCLRQDPRRYRAKQLAEKLAKERDVHLSPEQVRQILKKGVIWKRTRTSHQLRQNAEQRQLKQADLDVLEWAAAVGEICLKYLDESGFCCWSSVGYSYYFRGEQKRQEQTAPRGRRLNILGLWEPCVSFEYGLAVGSFKAPAYIRLMDWQAQKAQQRLQQQGQVTVIVQDNGSLHVNRAVQGHWERWQEQGIYSFWLPPYCSEMNRIENKWEQIKDHELAGRMFEDELDLAEAVIDGIENQAQKGNYTVERFRF; from the exons ATGGGTTATCGTCTTCGTGTCTTTCTCACACCAGAACAAGATCGCACCTTGCGAGAACTGAGAACGGCTCAACATTTGCCGCAACGAGTCCGGGATCGCGCCGAAGTTGTACGACTCAGTTCACGGGGTTGGATCGTCGAGAAGATCGCGGAGTATTTTGACTGGAACTTGCAAACAGTACGCGAGACGTTACATCGCTGGCAAAAACAGGGATTAGGTGGACTGTGGGATGCTCCTAGACCCGGTGGGATGCGGCGTTGGGAAGAAGCCGACATGGTGTATCTAGAAACTTGTCTGCGGCAAGACCCTCGCCGCTATAGAGCCAAACAACTAGCAGAGAAATTAGCCAAAGAGCGCGATGTACATTTGAGTCCTGAGCAAGTTCGACAAATCTTA AAAAAGGGGGTGATTTGGAAGCGCACTCGCACCAGTCATCAATTGCGACAGAATGCGGAACAACGTCAACTCAAACAAGCCGACCTAGATGTGCTGGAATGGGCAGCAGCAGTCGGTGAGATTTGTTTGAAATATCTGGATGAATCTGGGTTTTGTTGTTGGAGTTCGGTCGGTTATAGCTACTACTTTCGTGGAGAGCAGAAACGCCAAGAGCAAACTGCGCCGCGAGGCAGACGATTGAATATTTTAGGGCTATGGGAACCCTGCGTCAGCTTCGAGTATGGGCTGGCAGTAGGAAGTTTCAAGGCTCCTGCCTATATTCGCCTGATGGACTGGCAAGCTCAGAAAGCGCAACAGCGATTACAACAGCAAGGTCAGGTTACGGTGATTGTGCAAGACAATGGTTCATTACATGTCAATAGGGCTGTGCAAGGGCATTGGGAACGATGGCAAGAGCAAGGAATTTATTCGTTTTGGTTACCTCCCTACTGCTCTGAAATGAATCGAATCGAGAACAAATGGGAGCAGATTAAAGATCACGAGTTGGCGGGCCGTATGTTCGAGGATGAACTAGACCTTGCTGAGGCCGTGATAGATGGGATTGAAAACCAAGCACAGAAGGGGAACTACACGGTCGAGCGGTTTCGGTTCTAA
- a CDS encoding helix-turn-helix transcriptional regulator — MSEEIKVQSSSGNVFADLGLANSDELLVKAELVRQISNLIDARNLTQTEAAKLLGIDQPKVSALLNGKLSGFSTERLFKFLNALGSDVEIRVIPKRQPDFEAQTRVISA, encoded by the coding sequence ATGAGTGAGGAAATCAAGGTTCAATCTAGCAGTGGAAACGTTTTTGCAGATTTAGGACTTGCCAATTCTGATGAGTTGTTGGTGAAGGCGGAACTGGTTCGACAAATCAGTAACTTAATTGATGCTAGAAACCTAACCCAAACTGAAGCCGCAAAGTTGCTTGGCATTGATCAGCCTAAAGTTTCTGCGCTGCTCAATGGTAAGCTCTCTGGTTTTTCGACTGAGAGACTGTTTAAATTTTTGAACGCGCTGGGCAGTGATGTAGAGATTCGAGTAATTCCTAAACGTCAACCAGATTTTGAGGCTCAGACGAGAGTTATCAGTGCTTAA
- a CDS encoding type II toxin-antitoxin system RelE/ParE family toxin — MNSSLKPIEWIASSLDDLKDFPEDVQQAVGYALYRAQCGEKHPSVKPLKGFKGASVLEVVQDFDRDTYRAVYSIMFEKAVYVLHVFQKKSKRGIETPKQDIELIETRLKRAKEHYEQYYKNQPEENDNE; from the coding sequence ATGAACTCATCTCTAAAACCCATCGAATGGATTGCTAGCTCACTTGACGACTTGAAGGACTTTCCTGAAGATGTTCAACAAGCGGTTGGGTACGCATTGTACCGCGCACAGTGTGGTGAAAAGCATCCGAGTGTGAAACCACTCAAAGGGTTCAAGGGCGCTTCTGTTCTGGAGGTTGTTCAAGACTTTGATCGAGATACCTATCGGGCAGTGTATAGCATTATGTTTGAGAAAGCTGTTTACGTGCTGCATGTGTTCCAGAAAAAGTCAAAGCGCGGGATTGAGACTCCTAAGCAAGATATTGAACTGATTGAGACACGCTTGAAACGGGCAAAAGAGCATTACGAGCAATATTACAAAAATCAGCCAGAGGAGAACGACAATGAGTGA